A window of the Armatimonadota bacterium genome harbors these coding sequences:
- a CDS encoding PAS domain S-box protein, with product MTITPIENQKRRLLEAVAFGFIFLMVIVAAFDLALWLSLPVGGAIFGIDLALSLVMAGTVFSVRYLARNEQYEAASWVLICVLAARTVITVGVIVPEQIEFLAPGYLIVIVLAQVLIGSRGGLIAGIASLPMFGLAYLNGDIHEQATLPSVAASSLLIYVTVGGVVQLALRAMQQAMLRQNVLLMEMERARRDLQDSEKQFRAITESSPTGIIIQQDGHVVYANPRLAEMARCVQNEVYGLSLWDFFSPEDADKLRAQLQRRQSDPSADIHSEQVVFKPRKGPSLWCEVAIVDATYRDREAVVATLLDVSERLRAQHEIQRERDFTSNIINAADAIIMALDPRGNVLRFNPAGERITGYSEETLRGKPFWEYLYAPEAHDQARMLIRGICEGNTRGHLEDTVLTSSGEERIISWRYVAQLDTSGNVVAIITVGIDVTQQRMLERQSVAAERLRALGQMAGGVAHDLNNTLAGIMGPAELLLLDETDPERRHELSAIVAAARRGSETVKRIQRFSQARTDMDRQVFNLRELADDVIHTLRPRWRDQAQREGVRIAVKNEITEDLMVVGSSGEIGNVLTNLIVNACEAMPKGGSITVSGHQEGDMTVFSVRDTGTGIPEEMIDDIFQPFYSTKGADNSGLGLAVIRGIILRHGGNISVESELGKGTCFTVSLPAAQRVEDHEEAAASRPEERGPLHILVVDDTRPIADFAATALRRMGHKADTVYDGNAALAKLKENAFDLLLTDYGMEGLSGVSLAREARRIHPNITTVIMTGWDLAAGEFEGIDAALAKPFTIGQLRELIEQRLRA from the coding sequence ATGACCATCACCCCTATTGAAAACCAGAAGCGCCGCCTGTTAGAGGCCGTGGCCTTCGGCTTCATCTTTCTGATGGTCATCGTCGCGGCGTTCGACTTGGCGCTGTGGCTGTCGCTTCCGGTTGGCGGCGCCATTTTCGGCATCGACCTGGCATTGTCCCTGGTGATGGCTGGAACGGTCTTCAGCGTGCGCTACCTGGCGCGGAACGAGCAGTACGAAGCCGCCTCGTGGGTGCTCATCTGCGTCCTGGCAGCGCGCACGGTCATCACCGTCGGCGTCATCGTACCCGAACAGATTGAGTTCCTCGCACCGGGCTACCTCATTGTGATCGTTCTGGCCCAGGTGCTCATCGGTTCGCGGGGTGGACTGATCGCCGGGATCGCCTCCCTGCCCATGTTCGGCCTGGCCTATCTCAACGGAGACATCCACGAGCAGGCCACACTGCCCTCCGTCGCCGCGTCCAGCCTCCTGATCTACGTTACCGTCGGCGGCGTGGTGCAATTGGCGCTCCGGGCCATGCAACAGGCCATGCTCCGCCAGAACGTTCTCCTCATGGAGATGGAGCGTGCACGACGGGACCTGCAGGACAGCGAGAAGCAGTTCCGGGCGATTACCGAAAGCTCCCCCACCGGCATCATTATCCAGCAGGACGGCCACGTGGTCTACGCCAACCCGCGCCTCGCGGAAATGGCCCGATGCGTGCAGAATGAGGTCTACGGGCTGTCACTGTGGGATTTCTTCTCACCCGAAGATGCCGACAAGCTCAGGGCCCAACTCCAGCGGCGCCAGAGCGACCCCAGCGCCGACATCCACTCTGAGCAGGTGGTATTCAAGCCCCGCAAAGGGCCGAGCCTGTGGTGCGAAGTTGCCATCGTGGACGCCACCTACAGAGATCGTGAGGCCGTCGTCGCCACGCTTCTCGACGTATCTGAACGCCTGCGCGCCCAGCACGAAATACAGCGCGAGCGCGACTTCACCAGCAATATCATCAACGCCGCCGACGCCATCATCATGGCCCTGGACCCCCGGGGCAATGTGTTGCGGTTCAACCCCGCCGGTGAGCGCATCACCGGCTATTCCGAGGAGACTCTCCGCGGAAAGCCCTTCTGGGAGTATCTCTATGCCCCCGAAGCCCACGACCAGGCCCGAATGCTCATCCGCGGCATCTGCGAGGGCAATACCCGCGGGCACCTGGAAGACACGGTCCTCACAAGCTCAGGCGAGGAAAGAATCATCTCCTGGCGCTACGTGGCGCAACTGGACACATCCGGCAACGTCGTCGCCATCATCACGGTCGGTATCGACGTCACCCAGCAGCGCATGCTGGAGCGCCAGTCCGTGGCGGCTGAACGCCTGCGCGCCCTGGGACAGATGGCCGGTGGAGTGGCGCATGACTTGAACAATACCCTCGCGGGAATCATGGGTCCGGCGGAGTTGCTTCTTCTCGACGAGACAGACCCCGAGCGTCGGCACGAACTCAGCGCGATTGTCGCCGCTGCTCGACGCGGCTCAGAGACGGTGAAACGCATCCAGCGCTTCTCGCAAGCCCGAACAGACATGGACCGTCAAGTCTTCAATCTGCGCGAACTCGCGGACGACGTCATCCACACCCTGCGTCCCCGCTGGCGAGACCAGGCTCAGCGCGAAGGCGTCCGCATCGCGGTGAAGAACGAGATCACCGAGGACTTGATGGTCGTGGGAAGCTCCGGAGAAATCGGCAATGTCCTGACGAACCTCATCGTGAACGCGTGCGAGGCCATGCCGAAAGGCGGCTCGATCACCGTGTCCGGACACCAGGAGGGCGACATGACCGTCTTCTCGGTGCGCGACACAGGCACGGGCATCCCCGAGGAGATGATTGACGACATCTTCCAGCCCTTCTACAGCACCAAGGGCGCGGACAACTCCGGCCTGGGTCTTGCGGTCATCCGCGGGATTATCTTGCGCCACGGCGGCAATATCAGCGTCGAATCCGAGTTGGGCAAAGGCACCTGCTTCACAGTCTCCTTGCCCGCCGCCCAGCGGGTAGAGGACCACGAGGAAGCAGCGGCGTCCAGGCCCGAGGAACGGGGCCCTCTGCACATCCTGGTGGTAGACGACACCCGCCCAATCGCAGATTTCGCCGCCACTGCTCTGCGCCGTATGGGACACAAAGCGGACACCGTGTATGATGGGAACGCGGCTCTCGCAAAGCTCAAGGAGAACGCCTTCGACTTGCTCCTCACGGACTATGGAATGGAAGGCCTGTCTGGCGTGAGTCTTGCGCGGGAAGCCCGGCGAATCCACCCGAACATTACAACGGTCATTATGACGGGCTGGGACCTGGCCGCGGGAGAATTCGAAGGGATTGATGCAGCCCTGGCGAAACCCTTCACGATCGGCCAGCTCAGGGAGTTGATCGAACAAAGGTTACGAGCCTGA
- a CDS encoding GNAT family N-acetyltransferase: MEIRYRVATAEDVEAILRVTLAAFRFKEDSPRYPALRRELESAPHRYRVLEQGGQVLASLHIGDSWIQVGQCAVLKGDIGHVAVDPAQQARGLGSMLMNQALADLKTSGYHLSRLGGLVHFYKRFGYEPFPRRFVEFRVKPVQGQREPVPAVEAYPPPSGYAGDLRPFDEASDWRGVGGVIHRFMAGRSGADVVHRPLTPPAHPAPPDPTGLKFVHEVSGQIRGVLFAHDNPLESTETERCFSIGTFAYEPDCPDTAAILLKLLFSRLAPLAPVRITSRLPFDEKLACDLHENGIGFERIEMHQAVGSNMIQVLNLGAIFDAIAPELEARLQESLLPEWDGVVGFKLPNESCALRVAKGELRACDPRDATVTVELSQSQFVKALFGLCGIDELPCTMGLTKLERALLGFLFPRCPAGSGSWG; this comes from the coding sequence ATGGAGATTCGCTACCGAGTGGCCACTGCCGAGGACGTGGAGGCGATCCTGCGCGTCACGCTCGCGGCCTTCCGCTTCAAGGAGGACAGCCCGCGTTACCCCGCCCTGCGCAGGGAGCTTGAGTCTGCCCCGCACCGCTACCGGGTGCTGGAGCAAGGTGGCCAGGTCCTGGCGTCTCTGCACATAGGAGACAGCTGGATTCAAGTGGGGCAATGTGCGGTGCTCAAGGGTGACATCGGGCATGTCGCCGTGGATCCAGCGCAACAGGCACGCGGTCTGGGCAGTATGCTCATGAATCAGGCGCTGGCCGACCTGAAAACGTCGGGATATCACCTGTCCCGGCTCGGAGGGCTGGTCCATTTCTACAAACGGTTTGGGTACGAGCCTTTCCCGCGGAGATTCGTGGAATTCCGCGTGAAGCCTGTCCAGGGGCAGAGAGAGCCGGTTCCCGCAGTGGAGGCGTACCCGCCGCCCAGTGGATATGCAGGCGACCTGCGGCCCTTCGACGAGGCCAGCGACTGGCGGGGTGTCGGGGGAGTCATCCACCGGTTCATGGCGGGCAGGTCCGGTGCGGATGTGGTCCATCGGCCTCTGACTCCGCCGGCGCACCCGGCTCCTCCTGACCCGACCGGGCTGAAGTTCGTGCACGAGGTATCGGGTCAGATACGCGGCGTGCTGTTCGCGCATGACAACCCGCTGGAATCCACGGAGACCGAGCGCTGCTTCTCCATCGGCACATTTGCCTACGAGCCCGACTGTCCCGACACGGCGGCCATCCTGCTGAAACTCCTCTTCTCGCGTCTCGCCCCATTGGCGCCGGTGCGGATTACCTCGCGGCTCCCCTTCGATGAGAAACTGGCTTGCGACCTGCATGAGAACGGGATTGGGTTCGAGCGGATTGAGATGCATCAGGCTGTCGGCTCCAACATGATCCAGGTGCTGAATTTGGGCGCGATCTTCGACGCCATTGCCCCTGAACTGGAGGCGCGCCTGCAGGAGTCCCTGCTGCCCGAGTGGGACGGTGTTGTGGGGTTCAAACTGCCCAATGAGAGCTGTGCACTGCGGGTGGCCAAAGGCGAACTGCGTGCGTGCGACCCGCGGGATGCGACCGTCACCGTGGAGCTGAGTCAGTCGCAGTTTGTAAAAGCGCTGTTTGGGTTGTGCGGCATAGATGAGTTGCCCTGTACGATGGGTCTCACGAAACTGGAACGGGCACTGCTTGGTTTCCTTTTTCCTCGCTGCCCTGCAGGGTCGGGTTCGTGGGGGTAG
- a CDS encoding MBL fold metallo-hydrolase: MLVTLWGTRGSVPAPGPATVRYGGNTPCVEVQLSDGTELILDAGTGIRALGHKLVAEGPPASVFVLMSHAHWDHVHGFPFFEPAYREGWQVHVAGWSHSIKAIKDLLYTQMDGLSFPVEFGQLRADIDFMDLGDSVTRIQSATLQLGMCSHPGGCCGFRISDDTTGTLMHVTDNELRAGGRDGEARRLALTRMCEGVDVLIHDAQFLPEELPSHLGWGHSSYPDVIDMAAAAGVKRVILFHHHPDRTDEQIDEVAWRAQDYIRRYGYDIQCDAGREGMQLSV, encoded by the coding sequence ATGCTGGTCACGCTGTGGGGAACGCGGGGCTCAGTGCCGGCTCCTGGTCCCGCGACGGTGAGATATGGCGGCAACACCCCCTGCGTCGAGGTCCAACTCTCCGACGGGACCGAACTGATCCTCGACGCCGGGACAGGTATCCGCGCGCTGGGGCATAAACTGGTTGCCGAAGGGCCTCCAGCTTCCGTTTTCGTTCTCATGAGTCACGCGCACTGGGACCATGTGCACGGCTTCCCCTTCTTCGAGCCCGCCTACCGCGAGGGCTGGCAGGTCCACGTCGCCGGTTGGTCACACTCGATCAAGGCCATCAAAGATCTCCTTTACACCCAGATGGACGGGCTCAGCTTTCCCGTTGAGTTCGGGCAACTGCGAGCCGACATAGACTTCATGGACCTGGGCGACAGCGTGACCCGCATCCAGTCCGCGACCCTGCAACTTGGCATGTGCAGTCATCCCGGCGGATGCTGCGGCTTTCGAATCAGTGACGATACAACGGGAACCCTCATGCACGTCACGGATAACGAACTGCGAGCCGGGGGGCGCGATGGGGAGGCGCGCCGCCTTGCACTGACGCGAATGTGCGAGGGAGTGGACGTCCTCATTCACGACGCCCAGTTCCTGCCAGAGGAACTCCCCTCACACCTGGGCTGGGGCCATTCCTCATATCCCGATGTTATCGACATGGCGGCCGCCGCCGGGGTCAAGCGCGTCATCCTTTTCCACCACCACCCCGACCGGACCGACGAACAGATCGATGAGGTCGCGTGGCGCGCCCAAGACTACATCAGGCGCTACGGTTACGACATTCAGTGCGACGCCGGCCGCGAAGGCATGCAGCTTTCGGTGTGA
- a CDS encoding class I SAM-dependent methyltransferase, translated as MSKNEHYFTEEPTSRSEPHELVVQVRKHTLTLTSDRGVFSHAEADKGTLLLAAKVQFGEARRVLDLGCGYGLLGIVAALECPDARVTFVDTNQRAVGLAKLNAERLGLRDTEFLTGDAPAVLGDRIFDLVMCNPPYAAGKKVFMPMLTDAAARLSAGGSLWIVGRTKQGIKTLTRDLSGLFETVETADIKGGYRVIRLATAPT; from the coding sequence ATGTCCAAGAACGAGCACTACTTCACCGAAGAGCCCACCAGTCGCTCCGAACCCCACGAACTGGTGGTGCAGGTCCGAAAGCACACCCTGACGCTCACCAGCGACCGCGGGGTTTTCTCACACGCCGAAGCGGACAAGGGTACCTTGCTTCTTGCGGCAAAGGTCCAGTTCGGTGAGGCGAGACGTGTTCTCGATCTGGGTTGCGGCTATGGCCTGCTCGGAATAGTCGCCGCTCTGGAGTGCCCGGATGCAAGGGTCACTTTCGTCGACACCAACCAGCGGGCGGTGGGCCTGGCGAAGCTCAACGCCGAGCGTCTGGGCCTGCGGGACACCGAGTTCCTGACCGGTGATGCTCCGGCGGTCCTTGGCGACCGTATCTTCGACCTCGTGATGTGCAATCCGCCCTATGCCGCCGGCAAGAAGGTCTTCATGCCCATGCTCACCGACGCGGCCGCGAGGCTCTCGGCCGGTGGCAGCCTGTGGATCGTTGGGCGGACCAAGCAGGGAATCAAGACCCTCACCAGGGACCTGTCGGGGCTGTTCGAGACCGTCGAGACCGCAGACATCAAGGGCGGCTACCGGGTGATACGTTTGGCCACCGCGCCGACATAG
- a CDS encoding class I SAM-dependent methyltransferase: MLGKLFQKKPPAFEGPDLSDLRPGRGEFEGVAPYYDHLMRAVPYSQWVDYIQSLLRHHDARPKRVLDLCCGTGRAGEEFVRRGYDTVGADLSEPMVRECAGRSPALPAIVSDASWLAIRDESFDLTISVYDSLNYILDPGSLARCFREVFRTLRPGALFIFDVNTPRALSSGLFTQDNMDSQDPLLYRWKANWDAASRICRVDMWFQWRGQSGAPVEFRETHCQFAYNNAEIIEMLEAAGFARVHAYQAYTFRPLTRWSDRAYYVARKES; encoded by the coding sequence ATGCTTGGAAAGCTCTTCCAGAAGAAGCCTCCCGCCTTCGAAGGTCCGGACCTGTCCGACCTGCGGCCCGGACGCGGCGAGTTCGAGGGCGTCGCGCCTTACTACGACCACCTCATGCGCGCGGTGCCGTATAGCCAATGGGTGGACTACATCCAGTCCCTCTTGCGCCACCACGACGCGCGCCCGAAGCGGGTCCTGGACCTGTGTTGCGGCACGGGAAGGGCCGGAGAGGAATTTGTACGAAGGGGCTACGACACGGTGGGCGCCGATCTGTCCGAGCCCATGGTGCGGGAATGTGCCGGGCGCTCGCCGGCCCTGCCGGCGATTGTCTCCGATGCATCGTGGCTCGCGATTCGAGATGAAAGCTTCGACCTTACCATCTCGGTCTATGACAGCCTCAACTATATCCTCGATCCGGGGAGCCTCGCCCGTTGTTTCCGCGAAGTATTCAGGACCCTGCGTCCCGGTGCGCTTTTCATATTCGACGTGAATACCCCGCGCGCCCTGAGCTCCGGCCTGTTCACCCAGGACAACATGGACTCCCAGGACCCGCTCCTGTACCGCTGGAAGGCGAACTGGGACGCGGCTTCGCGCATCTGCAGGGTGGACATGTGGTTTCAGTGGCGGGGGCAGTCGGGTGCCCCGGTGGAGTTCCGCGAGACCCACTGCCAGTTCGCGTACAACAACGCCGAGATCATTGAGATGCTCGAGGCCGCTGGTTTCGCGCGCGTGCATGCGTACCAGGCCTACACCTTCCGCCCCCTCACCCGGTGGAGCGACCGAGCATATTACGTGGCTCGCAAGGAGTCTTGA
- a CDS encoding aminotransferase class III-fold pyridoxal phosphate-dependent enzyme, with protein sequence MEGSALSDTAADITSRTIARYEKFVNPGMVQLLKFMGLESVEEEAEGCFVTAADGQRYLDCLGGPGVFTAGHRHPRIIAALKAQADKMPLSSHILMDPVMAELAERIAQITPGDLQYSFFCNSGAEAIEGALKAARMHTGRPGFVACHGAFHGKTFGALSASGRDVYKTPFLPLLPGFTHVPFDDLDALGAAVDETTAAVILEPIQCEGGIRVPTDGYLAAAREICDRAGALLIIDEIQTGLGRTGKMWACDWDGVAPDIMTLGKAIGGGVMPMGAFVARPEIWDIFAENPYVHTSTFGGNPLACAVALEALNVLEEENLTARCAERGEQLLAGAKELGREFPDLVTDVRGRGLLVGIEFPDSDIGGLVISGLVQHKILSAFSMNNPEVLRLEPPAVITEEQINTVIAALREALGHTRELLAMLNG encoded by the coding sequence ATGGAGGGCTCCGCCTTGTCTGACACCGCAGCCGATATCACCAGCCGGACCATCGCCCGTTACGAGAAGTTCGTCAATCCAGGCATGGTTCAGCTTCTCAAGTTCATGGGCCTGGAATCCGTGGAAGAGGAGGCCGAGGGCTGCTTCGTCACAGCCGCCGATGGCCAGCGCTACCTCGACTGCCTCGGCGGACCGGGGGTCTTCACTGCTGGTCACCGTCACCCGCGCATCATTGCCGCGCTCAAAGCCCAGGCCGACAAGATGCCCCTGAGCAGCCACATCCTCATGGACCCGGTCATGGCCGAACTCGCCGAGCGCATCGCCCAGATAACGCCGGGCGATCTGCAGTACAGCTTCTTCTGCAACTCCGGCGCGGAAGCAATCGAGGGCGCACTCAAAGCCGCACGCATGCACACAGGGCGGCCTGGGTTCGTCGCGTGCCACGGGGCATTCCATGGAAAGACTTTCGGCGCATTGAGCGCGTCGGGGCGCGATGTCTACAAGACGCCCTTCCTCCCTCTCCTTCCCGGATTCACCCACGTGCCCTTCGATGACCTGGATGCCCTGGGTGCTGCTGTCGACGAGACTACCGCCGCGGTGATTCTCGAACCGATCCAGTGCGAGGGGGGGATCCGGGTCCCGACCGATGGGTACCTTGCTGCCGCGCGCGAGATCTGCGACCGTGCAGGCGCCCTGCTCATCATCGACGAGATCCAGACCGGCCTGGGCCGCACCGGGAAGATGTGGGCCTGTGACTGGGACGGCGTCGCTCCGGATATAATGACACTCGGCAAAGCCATCGGCGGCGGAGTCATGCCCATGGGAGCCTTCGTGGCCCGCCCCGAGATCTGGGACATCTTCGCCGAGAATCCCTATGTCCACACTTCCACTTTCGGGGGCAATCCGCTGGCCTGCGCCGTGGCTCTGGAAGCCCTGAACGTTCTCGAGGAAGAGAATCTCACCGCCCGCTGCGCCGAGCGTGGAGAGCAACTGCTGGCAGGTGCGAAGGAACTGGGCCGCGAATTCCCAGATTTGGTGACTGACGTGCGCGGACGGGGCCTGCTGGTGGGCATCGAGTTCCCGGACAGCGACATCGGCGGCCTGGTCATCTCGGGCCTGGTCCAGCATAAGATCCTGTCCGCGTTCAGCATGAACAATCCCGAAGTGCTGCGGCTGGAGCCTCCCGCGGTCATCACCGAAGAGCAGATCAACACGGTGATCGCAGCGTTGAGAGAGGCCCTCGGGCACACCCGCGAACTGCTGGCCATGCTCAACGGCTGA
- a CDS encoding HU family DNA-binding protein: MACGSGSVAVIPERLRTPHKSKGGTSVARSWNKADLVEAVANKTGLSKKDAGAALDAAVETITNALKNGDKVTLVGFGTFESRKRGERKAKNPRTGEEIIVAASNVPAFKAGKALKDAVK; the protein is encoded by the coding sequence ATGGCGTGCGGAAGCGGAAGCGTGGCAGTAATTCCAGAGCGTCTCAGGACGCCACACAAATCCAAGGGAGGGACGAGCGTGGCACGCAGCTGGAATAAAGCAGATCTCGTCGAGGCCGTAGCGAACAAGACCGGGCTCAGCAAGAAAGATGCCGGAGCCGCTCTCGATGCGGCGGTGGAGACCATCACCAACGCACTCAAGAACGGCGATAAGGTCACTCTCGTGGGGTTTGGCACCTTCGAATCCCGCAAGCGCGGCGAGCGCAAGGCCAAGAATCCGCGCACCGGCGAAGAAATCATCGTCGCCGCGAGCAATGTTCCTGCATTTAAGGCTGGTAAAGCGCTCAAAGATGCTGTAAAATAG
- a CDS encoding NAD(P)-dependent glycerol-3-phosphate dehydrogenase, translating to MTRTDPAVFHQTAVIGAGAWGTTLAWLIGSQGRSVNLWARRGSLAQAMCQQRENADRLPGVILPDSVQPTADLAQALAGSDLVICAVPSEHLREVMAQARAHLNPGAIIVSATKGLELSSGKRMSQVIAEATGFGSDRILALSGPNLSAEIIAGMPATSVVAGTVEETVLDCQAFLSTPLFRIYANYDILGVEICGALKNVLAIAAGVSDGMGFGANAKAALLTRGLAEIGRLGTKLGASRATFWGVAGVGDILATCNSCLSRNYQVGFRLGRGERVAQILDTQGAVAEGVPTTAAVRGLAAHLSVELPIATVLHQILFEDREPSDAVAELMRRQWRAEAEAWQ from the coding sequence ATGACCAGGACTGATCCGGCAGTCTTCCACCAGACCGCAGTGATCGGCGCCGGAGCCTGGGGCACCACCCTTGCGTGGCTCATCGGAAGCCAGGGCCGGTCCGTGAATCTCTGGGCCCGCCGGGGATCCCTCGCCCAAGCCATGTGCCAGCAGCGCGAGAATGCGGACCGCCTCCCTGGGGTAATCTTGCCCGACAGCGTCCAGCCAACAGCAGACCTTGCGCAGGCCCTCGCCGGCTCTGATCTGGTCATTTGCGCGGTGCCTTCCGAACACCTGCGCGAAGTCATGGCCCAAGCACGGGCGCACCTCAATCCGGGGGCTATCATCGTCAGCGCAACCAAGGGTCTGGAGCTTTCTTCAGGCAAGCGGATGAGCCAGGTCATCGCCGAGGCGACCGGTTTCGGCTCCGACCGCATCCTCGCGCTCTCGGGGCCCAACCTGTCTGCGGAGATCATCGCCGGCATGCCTGCGACAAGTGTGGTGGCGGGAACTGTGGAGGAGACGGTGCTGGATTGCCAGGCCTTTTTGTCCACGCCCCTCTTCCGCATCTACGCCAACTATGATATACTCGGCGTGGAAATATGCGGGGCCCTGAAGAATGTCCTGGCCATCGCGGCGGGCGTCAGCGACGGGATGGGCTTCGGGGCGAACGCAAAGGCGGCGCTCCTGACCAGAGGTCTAGCGGAGATCGGGCGCCTGGGAACGAAACTGGGAGCGTCGCGAGCCACCTTCTGGGGGGTTGCGGGCGTCGGTGATATTCTCGCCACCTGCAACAGCTGCTTGAGCCGCAATTACCAGGTCGGGTTCCGCCTGGGACGCGGCGAGCGGGTCGCACAGATACTTGACACCCAGGGGGCAGTGGCCGAGGGCGTACCCACCACAGCTGCCGTTCGTGGCCTCGCCGCCCATCTTTCCGTCGAACTGCCCATCGCAACAGTCCTGCACCAGATTCTCTTCGAGGACCGGGAACCATCCGACGCCGTTGCGGAACTGATGCGCCGTCAATGGCGTGCGGAAGCGGAAGCGTGGCAGTAA
- the plsY gene encoding glycerol-3-phosphate 1-O-acyltransferase PlsY translates to MIIVALVFGYFFAGIPVGLLVGRMYGIPDIRQHGSGNIGATNILRVIGWKAGLAVWVIDLLKGLIPVLVARHFLGLEGWGVGAAGLAAAMGHCFSPFLGFTGGRGVSTSLGVVLGFFWPVGLLAFLVFLLVVKYSRYVSLGSMVGAASSIVWVLLLSPMIAPYTLPYAVMASLCAAVIIYRHGPNIRRLMNGTERKIGEKAEPGSGTPNDQD, encoded by the coding sequence ATGATCATCGTTGCCCTGGTATTCGGCTATTTCTTCGCGGGCATCCCCGTCGGTCTCCTGGTCGGGCGGATGTATGGCATCCCTGATATCCGTCAGCATGGGAGCGGAAACATCGGCGCAACGAATATCCTGCGAGTCATCGGCTGGAAAGCAGGTCTGGCGGTGTGGGTGATCGATCTGCTAAAAGGCCTGATCCCCGTTCTCGTTGCCCGGCATTTCCTTGGCCTTGAGGGTTGGGGCGTCGGGGCGGCCGGGCTTGCAGCGGCGATGGGCCACTGTTTCTCGCCGTTTCTGGGCTTCACCGGCGGGCGCGGGGTATCCACCAGTCTCGGCGTGGTCCTCGGCTTCTTCTGGCCTGTCGGGCTCCTGGCCTTTCTCGTGTTCCTGCTGGTGGTGAAATACTCTCGATATGTCTCCCTGGGCAGCATGGTGGGGGCCGCCAGCAGCATCGTGTGGGTGCTACTCTTGTCGCCCATGATCGCGCCCTACACGCTACCGTATGCAGTTATGGCGTCACTGTGTGCGGCGGTGATCATCTACAGACACGGCCCCAATATTCGTAGGCTCATGAACGGAACAGAACGCAAGATCGGCGAGAAAGCCGAACCCGGATCGGGTACCCCTAATGACCAGGACTGA
- the der gene encoding ribosome biogenesis GTPase Der: MALPIVAIVGRVNVGKSTLFNRFVGKKLAVVEDFPGVTRDRLYAQGEVNTRKIIAVDTGGLVGGEGDVFAEKVKEQAIEALGEADLLVVLMDGREGVTAGDHEIADIVRRSGKPYVLAVNKMEKPSAESSEFYELRLGEPIDISAEQGHGIVYLEDAIIDLLPRPEEEPLRGDEMAIAVVGRPNAGKSALINAILGQERLIVSDVPGTTRDAVDTWAEFDGKPVRLVDTAGLRRKGKRSQGTEFYSALRTLRAVQEADIGVIVVDALDGITAQDARVALEVHEMGRAAIVVANKWDTIVESALGSADELDAKSRAHQMKTVWSDFQRLAEHELPFLSYAPILPTCALTGEGVADLLPLCKRVHEQFTRRIDTGPLNRCIRRAVAKHSPPSKGGRPLRILYATQVQTRPPTIALFVNDPKLMHFSYERYLMNALRAEFGFEGTPVKLLIRARRKEDRFPED; this comes from the coding sequence ATGGCATTACCTATCGTCGCAATCGTCGGGCGCGTGAATGTCGGGAAATCCACTCTCTTCAACCGCTTCGTCGGCAAGAAGCTCGCCGTGGTGGAGGACTTCCCGGGTGTCACTCGTGACCGGCTCTACGCACAGGGCGAAGTCAATACCCGCAAGATCATTGCCGTAGACACCGGCGGTCTCGTGGGTGGCGAAGGCGATGTTTTCGCCGAGAAGGTCAAGGAGCAGGCCATCGAGGCCCTGGGCGAGGCCGACCTGCTTGTGGTGCTCATGGACGGCCGTGAGGGCGTGACCGCCGGCGACCACGAAATCGCCGATATTGTTCGCCGCAGCGGCAAGCCTTATGTGCTGGCGGTCAACAAAATGGAGAAGCCCTCGGCGGAGAGTTCCGAGTTCTACGAACTTCGCCTTGGGGAACCTATCGACATTTCCGCGGAACAGGGCCACGGTATCGTCTACCTCGAGGACGCCATCATCGACCTGCTCCCGCGCCCCGAGGAAGAGCCACTGCGCGGCGACGAGATGGCAATTGCGGTGGTCGGCCGCCCGAACGCCGGGAAATCCGCGCTCATCAACGCCATTCTCGGACAGGAACGCCTCATCGTCAGCGACGTTCCCGGGACCACTCGGGACGCAGTGGATACCTGGGCCGAGTTCGATGGAAAACCGGTGCGTCTCGTGGACACCGCCGGCCTGCGCCGTAAGGGTAAGCGCAGCCAGGGCACGGAGTTCTACAGCGCCCTGCGCACTCTGCGCGCAGTCCAGGAAGCCGATATAGGCGTTATCGTCGTGGATGCCCTGGACGGGATCACCGCCCAGGATGCCCGAGTCGCCCTGGAAGTCCACGAGATGGGTCGCGCCGCCATCGTGGTCGCGAACAAGTGGGACACCATCGTGGAAAGCGCTCTAGGAAGCGCCGATGAGCTCGATGCCAAAAGCCGCGCACACCAGATGAAGACTGTCTGGTCCGACTTCCAGCGCCTTGCCGAACACGAGCTGCCTTTCCTCAGCTACGCGCCGATTTTGCCCACCTGCGCGCTCACCGGCGAGGGAGTGGCCGACCTGCTTCCTCTTTGCAAGCGCGTCCATGAACAGTTCACACGCCGTATCGACACCGGGCCACTCAACCGCTGCATTCGCCGCGCTGTGGCAAAACACAGCCCGCCCAGCAAAGGCGGGAGACCTCTGCGCATCCTGTATGCGACCCAGGTGCAGACCCGCCCACCCACCATCGCTCTGTTCGTCAACGACCCGAAGCTTATGCATTTCAGCTACGAACGGTACCTGATGAATGCCCTTCGCGCGGAGTTCGGCTTCGAGGGCACACCGGTCAAACTGCTGATCCGCGCGAGACGCAAAGAAGACCGTTTTCCCGAAGACTGA